The following proteins are encoded in a genomic region of Pseudorca crassidens isolate mPseCra1 chromosome 1, mPseCra1.hap1, whole genome shotgun sequence:
- the WDR20 gene encoding WD repeat-containing protein 20 isoform X5, whose translation MKSYFGGLLCACWSPDGKYVVTGGEDDLVTVWSFGDCRVIARGHGHKSWVSVVAFDPYTTSVEESDPMELSGSDEDFQDLLHFGRDRANSTQSRLSKRNSTESRPVSVTYRFGSVGQDTQLCLWDLTEDILFPHQPLSRARTHTNVMNATSPPAGSTGNSVTTPGNSAPPPLPRSNSLPHSAVSSTGSKGSIADGAIASGVSKFATLSLHDRKDRHHEKDHKRNHSMGHISSKSSDKLNLVTKTKTDPAKTLGTPLCPRMEDVPLLEPLICKKIAHERLTVLIFLEDCIVTACQEGFICTWGRPGKVVSFNP comes from the coding sequence ATGAAAAGCTACTTCGGAGGCTTGCTGTGTGCGTGCTGGAGCCCGGACGGCAAGTACGTCGTGACGGGCGGAGAGGACGACCTTGTGACCGTCTGGTCCTTTGGAGACTGCCGCGTGATCGCGCGGGGCCACGGGCACAAATCCTGGGTCAGCGTGGTGGCGTTTGACCCCTACACCACTAGTGTGGAAGAGAGCGACCCTATGGAGTTAAGTGGCAGCGACGAGGACTTCCAGGACCTTCTTCACTTTGGGAGAGACCGAGCAAACAGTACCCAGTCCCGGCTGTCCAAGCGGAACTCGACCGAGAGCCGCCCCGTCAGTGTCACGTATCGGTTCGGCTCCGTGGGCCAGGACACGCAGCTCTGCTTATGGGACCTCACGGAAGACATCCTTTTCCCCCACCAGCCCCTCTCCAGAGCAAGGACGCACACGAACGTCATGAACGCCACGAGTCCTCCTGCCGGAAGCACTGGCAACAGCGTCACGACCCCCGGCAACTCGGCACCCCCTCCCCTGCCGCGGTCCAACAGCCTCCCGCATTCCGCCGTCTCCAGCACCGGCAGCAAGGGCAGCATCGCGGACGGGGCCATCGCTTCCGGGGTCAGCAAATTCGCGACGCTCTCACTACACGACCGGAAGGACAGGCACCATGAGAAAGATCACAAACGAAACCATAGCATGGGACACATCTCTAGCAAGAGCAGCGACAAACTGAACCTAGTTACTAAAACCAAAACGGACCCAGCTAAAACTTTGGGGACGCCTCTGTGTCCTCGGATGGAAGACGTTCCCTTGTTAGAGCCgctcatctgtaaaaagataGCACATGAAAGACTGACtgtattaatttttcttgaaGACTGTATAGTCACTGCTTGTCAGGAGGGATTTATTTGCACATGGGGAAGGCCTGGTAAAGTGGTAAGTTTTAATCCTTAA
- the WDR20 gene encoding WD repeat-containing protein 20 isoform X4, producing the protein MYLYNVEHACGTTAPHYQLLKQGESFAVHTCKSKSTRNPLLKWTVGEGALNEFAFSPDGKFLACVSQDGFLRVFNFDSVELHGTMKSYFGGLLCACWSPDGKYVVTGGEDDLVTVWSFGDCRVIARGHGHKSWVSVVAFDPYTTSVEESDPMELSGSDEDFQDLLHFGRDRANSTQSRLSKRNSTESRPVSVTYRFGSVGQDTQLCLWDLTEDILFPHQPLSRARTHTNVMNATSPPAGSTGNSVTTPGNSAPPPLPRSNSLPHSAVSSTGSKGSIADGAIASGVSKFATLSLHDRKDRHHEKDHKRNHSMGHISSKSSDKLNLVTKTKTDPAKTLGTPLCPRMEDVPLLEPLICKKIAHERLTVLIFLEDCIVTACQEGFICTWGRPGKVVSFNP; encoded by the coding sequence ATGTACTTGTATAATGTGGAGCACGCTTGTGGCACCACAGCCCCCCACTACCAGCTTCTGAAGCAGGGAGAGAGCTTTGCCGTGCACACTTGCAAGAGCAAATCCACGAGGAACCCTCTCCTCAAGTGGACGGTGGGCGAGGGGGCCCTCAACGAGTTTGCTTTCTCCCCAGATGGCAAGTTCTTGGCGTGCGTGAGCCAGGACGGCTTCCTGCGGGTGTTCAACTTTGACTCAGTGGAGCTGCACGGCACCATGAAAAGCTACTTCGGAGGCTTGCTGTGTGCGTGCTGGAGCCCGGACGGCAAGTACGTCGTGACGGGCGGAGAGGACGACCTTGTGACCGTCTGGTCCTTTGGAGACTGCCGCGTGATCGCGCGGGGCCACGGGCACAAATCCTGGGTCAGCGTGGTGGCGTTTGACCCCTACACCACTAGTGTGGAAGAGAGCGACCCTATGGAGTTAAGTGGCAGCGACGAGGACTTCCAGGACCTTCTTCACTTTGGGAGAGACCGAGCAAACAGTACCCAGTCCCGGCTGTCCAAGCGGAACTCGACCGAGAGCCGCCCCGTCAGTGTCACGTATCGGTTCGGCTCCGTGGGCCAGGACACGCAGCTCTGCTTATGGGACCTCACGGAAGACATCCTTTTCCCCCACCAGCCCCTCTCCAGAGCAAGGACGCACACGAACGTCATGAACGCCACGAGTCCTCCTGCCGGAAGCACTGGCAACAGCGTCACGACCCCCGGCAACTCGGCACCCCCTCCCCTGCCGCGGTCCAACAGCCTCCCGCATTCCGCCGTCTCCAGCACCGGCAGCAAGGGCAGCATCGCGGACGGGGCCATCGCTTCCGGGGTCAGCAAATTCGCGACGCTCTCACTACACGACCGGAAGGACAGGCACCATGAGAAAGATCACAAACGAAACCATAGCATGGGACACATCTCTAGCAAGAGCAGCGACAAACTGAACCTAGTTACTAAAACCAAAACGGACCCAGCTAAAACTTTGGGGACGCCTCTGTGTCCTCGGATGGAAGACGTTCCCTTGTTAGAGCCgctcatctgtaaaaagataGCACATGAAAGACTGACtgtattaatttttcttgaaGACTGTATAGTCACTGCTTGTCAGGAGGGATTTATTTGCACATGGGGAAGGCCTGGTAAAGTGGTAAGTTTTAATCCTTAA